From the Halorubellus sp. JP-L1 genome, one window contains:
- a CDS encoding DUF4177 domain-containing protein: MDAPDRRTWEYETLEPPTGMTDREVSDPKRELNHLGADGWELVATLTYDGGGTKLLVFKRPVEHA, translated from the coding sequence ATGGACGCGCCCGACCGTCGAACGTGGGAGTACGAGACGCTCGAACCCCCGACGGGCATGACCGACCGCGAGGTGAGCGACCCGAAGCGGGAACTGAACCATCTCGGCGCGGACGGCTGGGAACTGGTCGCGACCCTGACCTACGACGGCGGCGGCACGAAACTACTCGTCTTCAAGCGTCCCGTCGAGCATGCCTGA
- a CDS encoding diacylglycerol kinase family protein, with translation MERPDRSAESSTSSRRLVLNPTSGRGEHVADARRRADEYGFSVVETDHRGHATELAQAAVDDGVDTLAVCGGDGTLHEVVVGLDECGGLEDVTVCVVPAGTENFLAGDLGIDSMEAGFEVAVDGERRRLDLGVANDEPFVLSAVLGLPADASAAATHDLKKTYGPLAFLVAGVREGLAFDALSVSIDAHEPTGEETWSGDAIAVLVGNVRGFAKDGGQANAEDGRLDVTVVESMPAHDAITEAIEQRLLNWDTDHVRELQATSFDVAVRDGATNCSLDGEIESVEQAHFDVRPSALAVAVGDGYDPAPD, from the coding sequence ATGGAGCGCCCGGATCGATCCGCGGAGTCGAGTACGTCCTCGCGCAGGCTCGTCCTCAACCCGACGAGCGGCCGCGGCGAGCACGTCGCGGACGCGCGACGCCGCGCCGACGAGTACGGATTTTCGGTCGTGGAGACCGACCATCGCGGTCACGCCACCGAACTGGCGCAGGCAGCCGTCGACGACGGCGTGGACACGCTCGCCGTCTGCGGCGGCGACGGCACCCTCCACGAGGTCGTCGTCGGCCTGGACGAGTGCGGCGGACTCGAGGACGTGACCGTCTGCGTCGTTCCGGCGGGCACCGAGAACTTCCTCGCCGGCGACCTCGGGATCGACTCGATGGAAGCCGGGTTCGAGGTCGCGGTCGACGGCGAGCGCCGACGCCTCGACCTCGGCGTCGCGAACGACGAACCGTTCGTGCTCTCGGCCGTCCTCGGTCTCCCCGCGGACGCGAGCGCCGCCGCGACCCACGACCTCAAGAAGACGTACGGCCCGCTCGCGTTCCTCGTCGCCGGCGTCCGCGAGGGGCTCGCGTTCGACGCCCTCTCCGTCTCCATCGACGCGCACGAGCCGACTGGCGAGGAGACGTGGTCGGGCGACGCGATCGCCGTCCTCGTCGGGAACGTCCGAGGGTTCGCGAAGGACGGAGGCCAGGCGAACGCCGAGGACGGCCGGCTCGACGTGACCGTCGTCGAGTCGATGCCGGCACACGACGCGATCACGGAAGCCATCGAGCAACGCCTGCTCAACTGGGACACCGACCACGTCCGCGAACTCCAGGCGACCAGCTTCGACGTCGCGGTCCGCGACGGCGCGACGAACTGCAGTCTCGACGGCGAGATCGAGTCCGTCGAGCAGGCGCACTTCGACGTCCGGCCGAGCGCCCTCGCCGTCGCCGTCGGCGACGGCTACGACCCCGCCCCGGACTGA
- a CDS encoding DUF4112 domain-containing protein — protein sequence MTDRNTDDDETPHGDGAETPHDGDDDAEPFDFNAKKGIERGTGDEDSDSDSGSGLEERHSASDGEDASAPAGEPGWSSDDDYGDAPQYFDPVAETSDELPQSAESSRSEMIGLQSTAERPPIVEQVDDESAKRAGLERARKMGDLLDDAFTVPGTSFKVGIDPILGILPGGGDLVAAVGSLYIVLEAARAGVPRSALQKMLALVAVDLVVGSVPLVGVLFDAFWKANKWNVATFEEHVEDDAY from the coding sequence GTGACCGACCGAAACACCGACGACGACGAGACACCACACGGCGACGGCGCCGAGACACCTCACGACGGCGACGACGACGCGGAGCCGTTCGACTTCAACGCCAAGAAGGGGATCGAGCGCGGGACGGGCGACGAAGACTCCGACTCCGACTCCGGGAGCGGACTCGAGGAACGACACAGCGCGTCCGATGGCGAGGACGCGAGTGCGCCGGCGGGGGAGCCGGGGTGGTCGTCGGACGACGACTACGGTGACGCCCCGCAGTACTTCGATCCCGTGGCGGAGACGTCCGACGAACTGCCGCAGTCGGCGGAGTCCTCGCGCTCGGAGATGATCGGACTCCAGTCGACCGCGGAGCGACCGCCGATCGTCGAACAGGTCGACGACGAATCCGCGAAGCGAGCGGGACTGGAGCGCGCACGAAAGATGGGGGACCTGCTCGACGACGCGTTCACGGTTCCCGGGACGTCGTTCAAGGTCGGGATCGACCCCATCCTCGGCATCCTTCCGGGCGGTGGCGACCTCGTGGCCGCGGTCGGGTCGCTGTACATCGTCCTCGAAGCGGCGCGAGCGGGCGTTCCGCGGTCGGCGCTCCAGAAGATGCTCGCGCTCGTCGCCGTCGACCTCGTGGTCGGGTCCGTCCCGCTCGTCGGCGTGCTCTTCGACGCGTTCTGGAAGGCGAACAAGTGGAACGTCGCCACCTTCGAGGAGCACGTCGAGGACGACGCGTACTGA
- a CDS encoding phosphatase PAP2 family protein yields MDVVAEFMRAYPYVFHPSTVLGVGILVLVHYEWAHQDDPDTGLWPRVGAFLVAGVLALAPTAVYMLVTGSGIRETTQGNVWQVDALVAGGIFITAAVTWLVWRHYDWGALVPPAMVALAAVTVPYAALSPFWNVSGHTITALMPTLYLTLVDRKFWPLLAIPAVMVPNRIYLDAHTWPQVVGAVVLTVVVVVALYWHANGGSLRPASQGIGT; encoded by the coding sequence ATGGACGTGGTCGCGGAGTTCATGCGAGCGTACCCCTACGTGTTCCATCCGAGCACCGTCCTCGGCGTCGGCATCCTCGTCCTCGTCCACTACGAGTGGGCGCACCAGGACGACCCCGACACCGGCCTGTGGCCGCGCGTCGGGGCCTTCCTCGTCGCGGGCGTCCTCGCGCTCGCGCCGACCGCAGTCTACATGCTCGTCACCGGTTCCGGGATCAGGGAGACGACGCAGGGGAACGTCTGGCAGGTCGACGCCCTCGTCGCCGGTGGCATCTTCATCACCGCCGCCGTCACGTGGCTCGTTTGGCGTCACTACGACTGGGGGGCGCTCGTCCCGCCAGCGATGGTCGCCCTCGCGGCCGTCACCGTCCCCTACGCCGCGCTCTCGCCGTTCTGGAACGTCTCCGGGCACACCATCACGGCGTTGATGCCGACGCTGTACCTGACGCTCGTCGACCGGAAGTTCTGGCCGCTGCTCGCCATCCCCGCCGTGATGGTGCCGAACCGCATCTATCTCGACGCCCACACCTGGCCGCAGGTCGTCGGCGCGGTCGTCCTCACCGTCGTCGTCGTCGTCGCGCTGTACTGGCACGCCAACGGCGGGTCGCTTCGGCCCGCGAGTCAGGGCATCGGAACGTAG
- a CDS encoding FxLYD domain-containing protein, with translation MERRKFIALAGTTATTISIAGCASPDEAGTAGGAGATEGTEAGADETEGEDGGDGETTEEADDEVTTTESGEETTDESASEEVDPADVEGETDDVSENAEVVSHEAFRDGETVGVRGSIENTADEALDFVEVEVTLNDGDTVLGEFIDTSDEEIDSLAPGDQWDFEVTFDDEALTSETTYTISVEAETGAVDGTGTGTETTA, from the coding sequence ATGGAACGACGAAAGTTCATCGCACTCGCCGGCACAACGGCCACAACTATCAGTATTGCAGGGTGCGCGAGCCCAGACGAAGCCGGCACCGCCGGCGGCGCCGGCGCGACGGAAGGCACGGAAGCTGGCGCCGACGAAACGGAAGGTGAGGACGGCGGAGACGGTGAAACGACGGAGGAAGCGGACGACGAGGTGACGACGACCGAGTCGGGCGAGGAGACGACCGACGAATCGGCTTCCGAGGAGGTCGACCCCGCGGACGTCGAGGGCGAGACGGACGACGTCAGCGAGAACGCCGAGGTGGTGTCCCACGAGGCGTTCCGGGACGGCGAGACGGTCGGCGTCCGCGGATCGATCGAGAACACGGCCGACGAGGCGCTCGACTTCGTCGAGGTCGAGGTGACGCTGAACGACGGCGACACTGTCCTCGGGGAGTTCATCGACACGAGCGACGAGGAGATCGACTCGCTCGCCCCCGGCGACCAGTGGGACTTCGAGGTGACGTTCGACGACGAGGCGCTCACGTCGGAGACGACCTACACCATCTCGGTCGAAGCGGAGACCGGCGCGGTCGACGGCACCGGGACCGGCACCGAGACGACGGCCTGA
- a CDS encoding GNAT family N-acetyltransferase, translated as MDVRSATAADGSAIERIARASFQSSYALSPGDIDSLIENYFADDAFADRLDDEDAPSVVVAADDDGVVGFAEVHPDGWLEWLHVEPTERGQGAGTALVEHVRDEVLDGERFEAHVLEDASEGSAFLERFGLSASGTTDLDFGTDESYAQEIYTTTSKSLDSNEPNVDVPESLEADDQSMRVAGDDPIPGTEAPFFEVRDGDDEAWGYFCSQCGSTDVVADGLDRLECDECGNEHRADQWDDAYL; from the coding sequence ATGGACGTCAGATCGGCCACGGCAGCCGACGGTTCGGCGATCGAACGCATCGCACGCGCCTCGTTCCAGTCGTCGTACGCGCTGAGTCCGGGGGACATCGACTCGCTGATAGAGAACTACTTCGCGGACGACGCGTTCGCGGACCGCCTCGACGACGAGGACGCGCCGTCGGTCGTCGTCGCGGCGGACGACGACGGCGTCGTCGGGTTCGCAGAAGTCCACCCCGACGGCTGGCTGGAGTGGTTACACGTCGAACCGACCGAACGCGGCCAGGGTGCCGGGACGGCACTCGTGGAGCACGTCCGCGACGAGGTCCTCGACGGCGAGCGCTTCGAAGCGCACGTCCTGGAGGACGCCAGCGAAGGGAGCGCGTTCCTCGAACGCTTCGGGCTGTCGGCATCCGGAACGACGGACCTCGACTTCGGCACGGACGAATCGTACGCGCAGGAGATCTACACGACCACCAGCAAGTCCCTCGACTCGAACGAGCCGAACGTCGACGTCCCGGAATCGCTCGAGGCCGACGACCAGTCGATGCGCGTCGCGGGAGACGACCCCATTCCCGGCACCGAGGCGCCGTTCTTCGAGGTCCGCGACGGGGACGACGAGGCGTGGGGGTACTTCTGCTCGCAATGCGGGAGCACGGACGTGGTCGCGGACGGCCTCGACCGACTCGAGTGCGACGAGTGCGGGAACGAGCATCGCGCCGACCAGTGGGACGACGCGTACCTCTAG
- a CDS encoding S1C family serine protease, producing MASRFASPVVVAVALLVLTASGGLAVATIGPPGATGTADDGVTDATADAQGASNAAAEATTDQSNAAADASAVQQNGTCEYTSLYNETIGSVVLVQANEGQGSGFVYERTDNGTSYVVTNQHVVGESATTQIRFNQGENRTGTVVGTAAITDLAVIRVNDAPSYATALETYDGAVTPGQKVAAMGSPFGLQSTITSGIVSGVGRQLPTQRGTTVPNAIQTDAAINPGNSGGPLVDCATGSVLGVNTAGGAENIGFAIPASVVDQIAGELIANGSAQYGYLGVRVAPVTPAVAQANDLNSTQGVIVTDGIEGTPGAESLQSASGTEVVSGMQVPVDGDVIVAIEGEPVQGAGDLIGYLVAQTDPGDTVQLTVIRDGERQTIEVTLTNRPEEPNAAMHHTVGGATAIVAG from the coding sequence ATGGCGTCTCGATTTGCCAGTCCGGTAGTCGTCGCAGTAGCATTACTCGTCCTGACAGCCAGCGGCGGACTCGCCGTGGCGACGATCGGGCCACCGGGCGCGACCGGCACCGCGGACGACGGGGTGACCGATGCCACCGCGGACGCACAGGGTGCGTCGAATGCGGCTGCTGAAGCGACTACCGACCAGTCGAATGCGGCCGCTGACGCGTCGGCCGTCCAGCAGAACGGGACGTGCGAGTACACGAGTCTCTACAACGAGACCATCGGCTCCGTCGTGTTGGTGCAGGCCAACGAGGGCCAGGGCTCCGGATTCGTCTACGAACGCACCGACAACGGCACGAGCTACGTCGTCACGAACCAGCACGTCGTCGGCGAGTCCGCGACGACCCAGATCCGGTTCAACCAGGGCGAGAACCGGACCGGTACGGTCGTCGGGACCGCCGCGATCACGGACCTCGCTGTCATCCGCGTGAACGATGCGCCGTCGTACGCCACGGCCCTGGAGACGTACGACGGGGCCGTCACGCCCGGCCAGAAGGTCGCGGCGATGGGAAGCCCGTTCGGTCTCCAGAGCACGATCACGAGCGGGATCGTCAGCGGCGTCGGCCGCCAGCTACCCACGCAGCGCGGGACGACCGTTCCGAACGCGATCCAGACCGACGCCGCGATCAACCCGGGTAACTCCGGCGGGCCGCTCGTGGACTGCGCGACCGGCTCGGTCCTCGGCGTGAACACCGCCGGCGGTGCCGAGAACATCGGGTTCGCGATTCCCGCGAGCGTCGTCGATCAGATCGCCGGCGAACTGATCGCGAACGGATCCGCCCAGTACGGGTACCTCGGCGTCCGCGTCGCGCCCGTGACCCCGGCGGTCGCGCAAGCGAACGACCTGAACTCGACGCAGGGCGTCATAGTCACCGACGGAATCGAGGGAACGCCCGGCGCGGAGTCGCTCCAGTCCGCGTCCGGCACCGAGGTCGTCAGCGGGATGCAGGTCCCGGTCGACGGCGACGTCATCGTCGCCATCGAGGGCGAACCCGTCCAGGGGGCGGGCGACCTCATCGGCTACCTCGTCGCGCAGACCGACCCCGGCGACACCGTCCAGCTGACCGTGATCCGGGACGGCGAACGCCAGACGATCGAGGTCACGCTCACGAACCGTCCGGAGGAACCGAACGCCGCGATGCATCACACCGTCGGCGGGGCGACCGCGATCGTGGCGGGCTGA
- a CDS encoding FAD-dependent oxidoreductase, producing the protein MSGLTDDADESTDESTSIWLATTDESDYDELEGGVHADTVVVGGGIVGLTTAFHLDAAGQSVVVLERDRIVTGVTGHTTAKLTSLHGRIYDHLVDEFGETTARRYATANERAIDEVESIADAHEVDCDFERTPAYTYTESSDEVASLRAEADAASRAGLSASFVESTPLPYDVEAAVRVDDQAQFHPRKYLLALADAVDDDSKGNGDRDGVRDRDVDGDRDGGDDGGGDGRSRIFEHSRVVDVDPGSSREPCRVTTDRGQVAADDVVVATNFPVYDHAFYYARLSPKRSYVLAVELADDPPEGTYYDPSEPYFSVRSRPAGERRLALVGGQNHRTGHGGSTAERYRKLEARAREKFDVESVVHRWSTQDFVSVDGVPFVGKHSPRSDRVWVATGFGGWGMTNGTAAGRLLADRILGRENEWSSVFEPTRFNFGASKRDLVAHNRHAMSHFLGDHLQHPRPAAVRDVDRGDADVLEVDGESVGVYHDHDGEFHVVSAVCPHMGCRVEWNDGERTWDCPCHGSRFDHDGTVLHAPAVDDLDRYDPGKLSSNDP; encoded by the coding sequence ATGTCTGGACTCACCGACGACGCCGACGAGAGCACGGACGAATCGACGTCGATCTGGCTCGCGACGACCGACGAATCCGACTACGACGAACTCGAGGGCGGCGTGCACGCCGACACGGTCGTCGTCGGCGGCGGCATCGTCGGACTGACGACCGCGTTCCACCTCGACGCCGCCGGTCAGTCAGTCGTCGTCCTGGAGCGCGACCGGATCGTGACGGGCGTCACTGGCCACACGACAGCGAAGCTCACGTCGCTCCACGGCCGCATCTACGACCATCTCGTCGACGAGTTCGGCGAGACTACGGCTCGACGGTACGCGACGGCGAACGAGCGCGCGATCGACGAAGTCGAATCGATAGCCGACGCGCACGAGGTGGACTGCGACTTCGAGCGCACGCCGGCGTACACGTACACCGAGTCGAGCGACGAGGTCGCATCGCTGCGGGCGGAGGCGGACGCGGCGTCGCGAGCGGGCCTGTCGGCGTCGTTCGTGGAGTCGACGCCGCTGCCGTACGACGTCGAAGCCGCGGTCCGCGTCGACGACCAGGCGCAGTTCCACCCGCGGAAGTACCTGCTCGCGCTCGCCGACGCCGTCGATGACGACTCCAAGGGCAACGGTGACCGAGACGGCGTTCGTGACCGCGATGTCGACGGTGACCGTGACGGAGGCGACGACGGCGGAGGAGACGGCAGGAGTCGGATCTTCGAGCACTCGCGCGTCGTCGACGTCGACCCCGGTAGTTCCCGCGAGCCGTGCCGCGTGACGACCGACCGCGGGCAGGTCGCGGCCGACGACGTCGTCGTCGCGACGAACTTCCCCGTCTACGACCATGCGTTCTACTACGCCCGCCTCTCCCCCAAGCGGTCGTACGTGCTCGCCGTCGAACTCGCCGACGACCCGCCGGAGGGGACGTACTACGACCCGTCGGAGCCGTACTTCTCGGTGCGGTCGCGGCCGGCGGGCGAGAGGCGGCTCGCGCTCGTCGGCGGCCAGAACCACCGCACCGGCCACGGCGGGAGCACGGCCGAGCGGTACCGCAAGCTGGAGGCGCGTGCTCGCGAGAAGTTCGACGTCGAGTCCGTCGTGCATCGGTGGTCGACCCAGGACTTCGTCTCCGTCGACGGCGTGCCGTTCGTCGGGAAGCACTCCCCGCGCAGCGACCGCGTGTGGGTCGCCACGGGCTTCGGCGGCTGGGGGATGACGAACGGGACCGCGGCCGGCCGACTGCTCGCGGACCGCATCCTCGGCCGCGAGAACGAGTGGAGTTCGGTGTTCGAGCCGACGCGGTTCAACTTCGGCGCTTCGAAGCGCGACCTCGTGGCGCACAACAGGCACGCGATGTCGCACTTCCTCGGCGACCACCTCCAGCATCCGCGTCCGGCCGCGGTCCGCGACGTCGACCGGGGCGACGCCGACGTCCTCGAGGTCGACGGCGAGTCCGTCGGCGTCTACCACGACCACGACGGCGAGTTCCACGTCGTCTCGGCGGTCTGCCCCCACATGGGGTGTCGCGTCGAGTGGAACGACGGCGAGCGCACCTGGGACTGCCCGTGTCACGGCTCGCGGTTCGACCACGACGGGACCGTCCTCCACGCGCCAGCGGTCGACGACCTCGACCGCTACGATCCCGGCAAACTCTCCAGCAACGACCCGTGA
- a CDS encoding HalOD1 output domain-containing protein has translation MHHVSSQPAPQSPPQEYHAYHDPSGTAKLSTTVIHALADVMGEDVTDAGFVLYDSVDPDALDLIFSNVDPDTEQVPGHVAFTIDGYQVTVYSTGEIVITPPAPRPTRHGAPANR, from the coding sequence ATGCATCACGTCTCAAGCCAGCCCGCACCTCAATCGCCTCCGCAGGAATACCACGCCTACCACGACCCCAGTGGGACGGCCAAGCTGAGCACGACCGTCATCCACGCGCTCGCCGACGTGATGGGGGAGGACGTCACCGACGCGGGATTCGTCCTCTACGATAGCGTCGACCCCGACGCACTCGACCTGATCTTCTCGAACGTCGACCCCGACACCGAACAGGTTCCCGGGCACGTCGCGTTCACCATCGACGGCTACCAGGTCACAGTGTACAGTACCGGCGAGATAGTCATCACACCGCCCGCACCACGCCCTACGCGGCACGGCGCACCAGCAAACCGCTAG
- a CDS encoding S46 family peptidase: MPEFDTATTLRERVDVNAYWFWFLHGADRRFVVAGLAALVFLAFVTWGIMKPVSLQTTMETSDMVETVFAGLVGAIITSTTLVVSINQLVLSQEIGSLGTLRNRMNLAMDYRRSTDNLLGRTSPSDPARYLAALVETTEIRAVDLRDALADGDASGISVNVDERRGDADDLEGDVDDLKGDADHFERDVDAFFEDLLSKTAHAREALDGAEFGTFDVVAAALDFEYTRLLHNTRWLARKAGDSVGDGDRAAFDELVEVLAMFAPLREYVKGLYIQWTLVQLSRAILYSAVVAFTVAGGMVVFVDASTFSGTLLGVDVVLWVVSGAFTVSTLPFLVFVAYVLRLATLAKQTLTIEPLLLE, translated from the coding sequence ATGCCTGAGTTCGACACGGCGACGACGCTCCGCGAACGCGTCGACGTGAACGCGTACTGGTTCTGGTTCCTCCACGGCGCGGACCGACGGTTCGTCGTCGCCGGCCTCGCCGCCCTCGTCTTCCTCGCGTTCGTGACGTGGGGAATCATGAAACCAGTCTCGCTGCAGACGACGATGGAGACGAGCGACATGGTCGAGACGGTGTTCGCGGGCCTCGTCGGTGCGATCATCACGAGCACGACGCTCGTCGTCTCCATCAACCAGCTCGTGCTCTCCCAGGAGATCGGGTCGCTCGGGACGCTCCGCAATCGAATGAATCTGGCAATGGACTACCGGCGGTCGACCGACAACCTCCTCGGGCGGACGTCGCCGTCGGACCCTGCGCGGTACCTCGCCGCGCTCGTCGAGACGACCGAGATCCGCGCGGTCGACCTCCGCGACGCGCTCGCCGACGGGGACGCGTCCGGCATCTCCGTGAACGTTGACGAACGGCGAGGGGACGCCGACGACCTCGAAGGCGACGTCGACGACCTCAAAGGCGACGCCGACCACTTCGAGAGGGACGTGGATGCGTTCTTCGAGGATCTGCTGTCGAAGACGGCACACGCTCGCGAGGCGCTCGACGGCGCGGAGTTCGGGACGTTCGACGTCGTGGCCGCGGCATTGGACTTCGAGTACACCCGGCTCCTCCACAACACGCGCTGGCTCGCCCGGAAAGCCGGGGATAGCGTCGGGGACGGCGATCGTGCCGCGTTCGACGAGCTCGTGGAGGTCCTGGCGATGTTCGCCCCGCTCCGCGAGTACGTCAAGGGCCTGTACATCCAGTGGACGCTCGTCCAGCTCTCGCGCGCCATCCTCTACTCGGCGGTCGTCGCGTTCACGGTCGCCGGCGGGATGGTGGTGTTCGTCGACGCGTCGACGTTCTCCGGAACCCTCCTCGGCGTCGACGTGGTGCTCTGGGTCGTCAGCGGTGCATTCACCGTGTCGACGCTTCCGTTCCTCGTGTTCGTCGCGTACGTCCTCCGGCTCGCGACGCTCGCCAAGCAGACGCTCACGATCGAACCGCTCCTCCTCGAGTGA
- a CDS encoding CBS domain-containing protein, with protein sequence MRQQQSRGQFGQQQGQQMSGPSLQPAGIDEIMATDVVTADRDTPIATVVAAMDEYDVGSVVVVEDGKPVGILTDRRIALALEDAPDVTERTAEDLLSESLVTGSTEMTVFEALDRMSEENIRRLPIVDDDGSLLGIVTLDDLLFVLGREFQKATSIIEAQSERM encoded by the coding sequence GTGCGACAGCAGCAGTCGCGTGGGCAGTTCGGCCAGCAGCAGGGCCAGCAGATGAGTGGACCGAGCCTTCAGCCAGCAGGCATCGACGAGATCATGGCGACGGACGTCGTGACCGCCGATCGCGATACCCCGATCGCGACCGTCGTCGCTGCGATGGACGAGTACGACGTCGGGAGCGTCGTCGTCGTCGAGGACGGCAAGCCGGTCGGCATCCTGACGGACCGACGGATCGCGCTCGCCCTCGAAGACGCCCCCGACGTCACCGAGCGGACCGCCGAGGACCTGCTCTCGGAGTCGCTCGTGACGGGGTCCACGGAGATGACGGTGTTCGAGGCGCTCGACCGCATGAGCGAAGAGAACATCCGGCGGCTCCCGATCGTCGACGACGACGGGTCGCTGCTCGGGATCGTGACGCTCGACGACCTCCTGTTCGTGCTCGGGCGCGAGTTCCAGAAGGCGACGTCGATCATCGAAGCGCAGTCCGAGCGAATGTGA
- a CDS encoding TVP38/TMEM64 family protein, translating to MASVKRRLVPAIVVVVLVVLAIVLRPAVVVDAFSAVLDSPWFPVVLLAAYLGRSLVAWPITPLAALVGFKYGLVVGVPVALAGAAISTFVPYAAVRYFDFDGGVLGWAADESDSFFHATGDLRGMVAARVAPVPAEATSLAAGAAHVKPTTFLAGTVLGELPWAVAAVLIGHSMHRLALSEVEYSPWLLAGTAAAALLLLTGPTFKFVRGRQNAS from the coding sequence ATGGCTTCCGTGAAGCGACGACTCGTCCCGGCCATCGTCGTGGTCGTCCTCGTCGTGCTCGCCATCGTCCTCCGGCCGGCCGTCGTCGTCGACGCGTTCAGTGCAGTCCTCGACAGTCCGTGGTTCCCGGTCGTCCTGCTGGCCGCGTACCTCGGCCGGTCGCTCGTTGCCTGGCCCATCACGCCCCTGGCCGCACTCGTCGGGTTCAAGTACGGACTGGTAGTGGGCGTCCCGGTCGCGCTCGCCGGCGCCGCCATCAGCACGTTCGTCCCGTACGCGGCCGTGCGGTACTTCGACTTCGACGGCGGCGTGCTCGGGTGGGCGGCCGACGAGAGCGACTCGTTCTTCCACGCGACCGGCGACCTCCGGGGGATGGTCGCGGCACGCGTCGCGCCCGTCCCGGCGGAGGCGACGTCGCTCGCCGCCGGCGCCGCGCACGTCAAGCCGACGACGTTCTTGGCCGGGACCGTCCTCGGAGAGCTCCCCTGGGCGGTCGCGGCCGTCCTCATCGGGCACTCGATGCACCGGCTCGCGCTCTCGGAGGTCGAGTACAGCCCCTGGCTGCTCGCGGGGACCGCCGCCGCGGCCCTCCTCCTGCTCACCGGGCCGACGTTCAAGTTCGTGCGCGGCCGGCAGAACGCGAGCTGA